CTCTGATGCCATCTCTGCCTTGAGCACTTCATACCTCTCTTCATCTCCATATCTGCCATCATACATCCGAACAAACAGCTTCTTTGCCGCCTCGCGGTTGAGTCCAAGTGCCGCCATGCAGAAACCTTCTATATTCTCTATACCGTATTTGCCCGCAATCTTCTGCCAGCTCCTCACCACCAGCTGCTCCGAATCAAGAATGACCCCATCCATGTCAAATACAACTGCACCAACCATGTCCTCACCTCCGTTTTATTCCAGGTTATTTCACTCAGAATTATTTCACTTCAAACTATTTCACTACGGATTATTTCATGTCATTGTACTTCAGATCATATCATCTGTAAACTGCAAATGCCTCCACAACATAACTGTCATGGAGGCATTTGCCTGTTTTTATTATATTTCACGATATCGTACGATATTATTCTAATCCGTCTTTTCTGGCTTTGCCAAGCTTTGTCTTCATAGTGTACCAGAGTGGACCTGTGATACATACTGAAGAGTAAGCACCGATGATTATACCAGCCATAAGTGTAAGAGCGAACTCCTTGATGGATGCCACTCCCATGATATACAGAACGAATATTGTAACAAATGTTGTGAGTGATGTATAAATAGTTCTGCTGAATGTCTGGTTGATACTCAGATTGACTATATCTTTATATGTTGCCTTCTTAGGTCTCATTATATCTATATTCTCTCTTATACGGTCGAATATGATGATAGTCGCATTGATCGAGTAACCAACTATGGTGAGCAGACACGCGATACATGTGTTACCAACTGTAAGTCTCAGTATAATATACAGACAGAATACCATCGCAACATCGTGGAGAAGTGCGATAACTGCACTTGCACCAAACTTCACATCATGGAATCTGATAGCTATATATATAAGCATGAGGATTGCTGCAAGGATGACTGAGAATATAGCATTCTTGGACATCTCGCTGCTGACTGATCCACTTATTACATTTGCCTCCTTGACATCAGCTCCAAGCTTGTCTGTCAATGCAGCTCTTACCTTTGACATCTGTGAATCATCTGTACCATCATCAGAAAGCTCAGGCATCTTGAACACGATCTCGTTTGTTCCTGAAACAGTCTGAACTGAGATACCTGCTTCGCCGATACCTGCCGCCTCTGCAATAACCGGAACTATATCTGACTCAGCCTCGCTAAGTGAGTACTCTTTGTCAAAACCTACTGTAAGGCTTGTACCGCCTGCAAACTCAACACTGAAGTTAAGTGGTGAACCCTTTGACTTATTGTTAACAGGCATCATACAGAAGCATGCGATTATCACGATGAGTGATCCGAGCATACAGAACTTGCCTGCTTTCACGAAGTTTGTCTTCTTTGGCTCTCTTGCAACACCGAAATACTTGGCATCTGCAACACCGAGATTCACAAGCGCTGTGAGCAGTGACTGGCTGACTGCCAGAGCTGTAAATACTGAGAGAACAACACCGATAGCCAGTGTGATCGCAAATCCCTTGATAGTACCTGTTCCGAATATTCCAAGTACAAGAGCTGCGATAAGCGTTGTAACGTTACCATCTATGATGGCTGACAGGGCATTGTGGAAACCACCCTTTACCGCCTGTTTTACGGACTTGCCATCCGCCAGCTCCTCTTTGATACGTGTGAATATGATTACATTGGCATCAACCGCCATACCTACTGACAGGATAACACCGGCTATACCAGGAAGTGTCAGTGTTACGTTGAACAGGTTGATAACCAGCAGATCAAGTATTGTGTAGAATGCCAGGGCAAATGAAGCCACAAGGCCCGGAATCCTGAATACTATGATCATGATAAGAAATACAAGTGCAATACCGATCGCACCTGCCTTAAGGCTTGTGCTGATGGCATCTGATCCAAGTGTAGCACCTACTATATTGGAACGAACCTGCTTAAGTGTAAGAGGAAGTGCACCGATACGGATAGTAGTAGCAAGCTGCTCGGCCTCCTCGTAGCTTCCGATCTTGTTGATTTCTGCGCTTCCGCCTGTTATGGCTGACTGTACTGTTGGTGCACTTACGACCTTGTTGTCATATATAATGTATACTACTTTTCCAACATTTGCCGCGGTAACATCAGCGAACTTCTGAGCTCCCTCATCGGTGAATGCAAGCTGTACCACATTGTCATTGCCGTTATCTGAGTCAATTCCGGCTGTGGCATTCTTGATGTCATCTCCTGTAAGAGCAGCCTCATACTCCTGTCCCTGTGACCACTTTGTGTAGTTGTCAGGATCAAGGAACTCAAGCTTTCCCTCAATATTCAAAGCCTCAAGTATCTCATCCGCATTGGTAACTCCAGGTATCTCTGCTGTGATCTTCTTATCTCCATCCTCGTATACTGAGTACTCGTTGGTATATGCCTCAACTCGTTTCTCAATCTTATACTTGGTATCCTCGAGATCTTTGTCACTGTAATCGTCTTCCTGAATCTCGTAAGTTACACTCAGACCGCCTTTAAGGTCAAGTCCAAGCTTGATGTACTCAACTTTACCTCTATCTGCAACACCGAATATCGCTGTATATATAGCAACACCCAGTACAAGCAGAAAGGCTATGATGACGAGCACAGCATTTCTCTTTGTTTTCTTCATCGTCTTCTCCTTTTACCCTTTTTATTTCCTCTTAGACAACAGACTGTCTGTATACCACAGCAGCTGTTGTTTAGTTCTTTTCATCTGTGCAGGAAATCTATGTATTCTCCCTTACACCGTCTTCTGAGCTATCCTCAGCATCTTATTTGCTTTCGTCAACTTCATCATTTTCATCAGCTTCATCAGCCATGGCTGCCTTGAGCATGATCGCACACTCTATACGCTTCTTCTGAAGCTCACAGCCTATATCATACGCATCAAGTATATTTCCATGGAATTTGTATGAGTTGGCTGCACATCCGCCACTGCAGTAGAATCTTGCAAAACAGTCTTTACACTTATCTTTTGCATATACATTGCAGAGTTTGAATTCATTGACTATATCCTGATTCTTGATTCCGTCAAATACGTTGCCTATGCAGAAATCATCCTCGCCTACAAACTGGTGACACGGATACAGATCTCCCCAAG
This sequence is a window from Coprococcus eutactus. Protein-coding genes within it:
- a CDS encoding protein translocase subunit SecDF, producing MKKTKRNAVLVIIAFLLVLGVAIYTAIFGVADRGKVEYIKLGLDLKGGLSVTYEIQEDDYSDKDLEDTKYKIEKRVEAYTNEYSVYEDGDKKITAEIPGVTNADEILEALNIEGKLEFLDPDNYTKWSQGQEYEAALTGDDIKNATAGIDSDNGNDNVVQLAFTDEGAQKFADVTAANVGKVVYIIYDNKVVSAPTVQSAITGGSAEINKIGSYEEAEQLATTIRIGALPLTLKQVRSNIVGATLGSDAISTSLKAGAIGIALVFLIMIIVFRIPGLVASFALAFYTILDLLVINLFNVTLTLPGIAGVILSVGMAVDANVIIFTRIKEELADGKSVKQAVKGGFHNALSAIIDGNVTTLIAALVLGIFGTGTIKGFAITLAIGVVLSVFTALAVSQSLLTALVNLGVADAKYFGVAREPKKTNFVKAGKFCMLGSLIVIIACFCMMPVNNKSKGSPLNFSVEFAGGTSLTVGFDKEYSLSEAESDIVPVIAEAAGIGEAGISVQTVSGTNEIVFKMPELSDDGTDDSQMSKVRAALTDKLGADVKEANVISGSVSSEMSKNAIFSVILAAILMLIYIAIRFHDVKFGASAVIALLHDVAMVFCLYIILRLTVGNTCIACLLTIVGYSINATIIIFDRIRENIDIMRPKKATYKDIVNLSINQTFSRTIYTSLTTFVTIFVLYIMGVASIKEFALTLMAGIIIGAYSSVCITGPLWYTMKTKLGKARKDGLE